A window of Danio aesculapii chromosome 16, fDanAes4.1, whole genome shotgun sequence genomic DNA:
TTTTTTAGTTTCCTCAATGGTGATTTCTATAACTAATTCCCAATCCCTGCTGGGTGAACACATCAAAAATAGGGTATAACGCCAATAGTTCTACTACTTTTTTCGgactttttttccttttgttataGTTATCATCATTGGTGTGAACGGCAATGCATGAGTTCTTGAATTCCTCTAGCATAATACAACAATGTTGAGTACAAATTACAGGAAAAGATGCTGGCTTGGTAACGGTCTGATGGCATTTGATGTTTCAGAAAGCAGATGTGTGGGACGTGTCCACTGACTCTGACCATCCCGAGCTCCGCCTAGAAACCAGGCCTGCGCGGCCCTTCAGCTTGAAGCCCAGAGGTCGTAGCATGTCCAGCAAGTGCTGACGAAATTTCACCCCCACAAAAGCATAAAGAATTGGGTTGACACAGCAGTGCATGTAGGCAAATGTTGAAGTGGCTGTGATCGCAACATCCAACGTGGTTCTGGTCCCGCAGGAAGTTTGGTTAAAGTCAGTCCTGTTAGTATGCATGGTGTCAGCCATGAGGGCGATGTTGTACGGTGTCCAGCTGATGAAGAAGGCCAGCACCAGGGCTACAATGACATGGATGGCTCTCTTTTTCTGCATGCACTTGGAGCCGAGCAGCAAGCGCAGCAGAATGCAAGTGTAGCAGAAGACCATCATTATTGCTGGAATCAGGTAACCCAAAAGATGATAGACCAGACGGTCGACCAAAAGCCAAAATTTAGAAGGAGCTTCTAAATGAACACATTCTGTTCTATCCTGACGTCTGGAGTCCTTGTTGGCACCAAGTAATATCCATTCGGGAGTGGAGAGCAAAAAGCAGAAGAACCAGACCATCAGGCAGCAACAGTGAACCGCGATGGGCTTTTTACGAGAGTACATCTGCACTGCATGGACGATGGACAGGTAGCGGTCGAGACTGATGCAGGAAAGCATGTAAATGCCACAGTAGAAATTGATCTGATGAAGAAAGATGCAAATGAAGAGATGTGATTGTAAACCTAATGTACATTTTTAAGgatcaatttattaattttaatttaattagaattttaattCTAAGAACTTATATTCTTAAAGCCCGATAAAGGTTTTGTTCCAgattataaacacacaaaaaatactgtTCTACAGCATTGAGGCAACAGGCCTGTGCTCTGCCTGCTTTGAAGTAGAACTATTGTTTATTTCAAGGTTGGGCATTTGCCAGAAAAATCCAAACAGTAAACACCAAAGAGTtactttacagtaaaaacatagtTTCAATTAAGTGTAATTCTATTCTAAAAGCAATATAGACGcagtttttttgttaaaaatgctATACAAATGAACATGATCTGACTTTACAGAGTTGTAGAATTTATTCAAGCATCTACATTGCTATTATCAGATGCCTTATTTATTTGCCTTTTTTTACTGCTGTAATATTAGTTGCTCAGAGGACAGTGCACAGCTCATATTCATATAATAGTACCTCTCATTAGTGTGAGTGGCTCAAGAATTGTTAAGAGTATATTGCTGCTCAGGTATTTAGAATGTTTTACCcataaaaaaaagagcaaaaacagCACTTGGCTGTGAGTATGGTAGGGTCTTTACACTTACAACATCACTGAGattgtttttaaagatgtctGTTTTTACAGATCACAAAATTAAATACTTTTGTCCATGCAATGAAAACCATTGAGGCCCACAACAAGTTGATTTGGAATTAGATTTGATGAAACTGATTTGTCtccttttaaatttaaatatatgcataaaacAGCTAAGAGAACTAAAAGTTTTACATTCATGCAAAAATCAACACTGCCCGTATCCCAAAATATTCTTATCCCCACCTTGAACAGAGCTCCAGTCAGTTTGCACAATGCTGTGCCAAAGATCCATCCCTTCACCGCCTGTACAGCCCAGAAGGGCAGTGTTAACAGCAGCAATATGTCTGCCAGGCTCAGGTGGAGGATGAAGATGTCTGTAACATTCAAACCCGCCCTCTTCTTCCACAGTACAATCAGAACCAGGCCGTTTCCCAGCAGCCCCACGACCGCTGCCAGTGAGTAAAGGATCGGCTTAAAAATGCTGTCAAAGTGCATGCTGGAGTCTTGAGTGCACACAGCTCCTGCGCCATAGCTTTCACTGTAATTGTAGTCGCTGTAATTGTAAAGATCTGCAAAGTCACTGTAATCCTTCatattgaatgttgtttttgAGTCAACATTCATTTTCTGGGGAAAAGAAAAGAATCATTATCCATTTTTTCATCCATTTTATAATTTCTTGTAAATGCGGTTTCAGTTTAGTCTtctcttatttttacttttagtACAATGAAGACAAATTAAAGCAAAGCGTTTTTCCTGGACTAACAAACATGACCAGAAGGGGGCAAAAATGAGATGAGACGTGAGAGCAGTTATCCCAactttaatcagaatcagaatcagaaagagctttattgccaggtatgttcacacatacgaggaatttgttttcgtgacagagcttctacagcgcaacaggataacagagacaggacaaaaaacagataagaaatatatttaaaaaaaaaatagaagtagtgagtgcaaatatacagattgacaagtgtatgtacgtgtttattactatatacaacgttatatgtgcagctgttatgtgcaaattggcatgtaaagtgtgttgttaaataagtgtatatgtgtataaaagtgtatagcagagatttttataaatatatcattattttctCAGCATTTTATGGTTCAAACCTTTTTTCAAAgtctttttttcctcttcttttgtTCCATAAACTttatataatgcaagtcaataggTTCCAATGTTTTTGAACTAGCAAAACAGTTTAAAcgttcatcaaaatatcttaatttgtgttgaacAATATTTTCGTTGATTTCTTTTACAGGTTTCAATGTGATGTATTACACTGCTGTGTATTTTAGTGTTCATCCAAACCTCTTTTCAATAATACAGTTTGATTCTAGAGTGAAATACGTGATTTTATTAGTGCAGCTATTCAGCAGCTTTGGCACAAAATCAATTCATATTCGTAGAATCACTCAATTGAACAAACAAGCGAAAATGTAAAACCACACTAGCCACAGAAGAACATCACAAAGGGCATTCTTCATAATGCAATTAATCTTTAAATCGGCTGTGATCTTTGTTTTTGTTGCTGAGATTGCAGCATGTCAGTGGACATTCCTGGTAAAAGTACCATTTCATTGAAAATGAGCCTAGCACCTCTAAGTGTTATGAGCCCTACTCATTATGGGAAATCATGCTGTTTAAAATAATGCTCTGTGATTGAAATCTGAAAGTTATGAAGGTGATCTCTGTCACCCCCTGGGATTTCCCTTCAACACAAGTATCTATTTGTGCTTGTAAAATACAtctaacattttaaaactttaagatCACAATTGATCACAtaagttttttcaatacattccTATCACAACAGAATCCGCAAAATCTGCTAAACTtcttaacacaaaataaaagcattactgataatctttaaatataaaacacaaaaattaaaCATTCATTTGAACATTGATAAAAAGTCAAATGTTATGAAAGAATTGATATAAAGGGTGGTGGAAAGTTAGGAAATGGGGATGAGgaacaaaaaaaagagacaacATACCTTCGTAAGTGCTCTCGCAGAGGTTGAGAGGTGCTAAAATGGTTGGCACATAGAGAGCTAGTCATTAATAAACCTAAAGGTCACAGCATGCAGATGTGCAAAAGAGAGAAAGGAGGAGGTGACAGTGGCAGGGAGTACCAGGGttcaaaaaagaggaaatatgaTAACGATCAGTTGTCTGTCATTCACAGttctattttaaatcattttgattTCTCAATGAAATGTTATGCTCTGTGAAACAGAAATATGATGCAGATTACAGACTGAAACCACGTTTGCTAACTGGTTGTGGTTTATCCAATTGAAACAATTCTGTTGATAAATTCAAAGAGATTGTGAAGGCAGTTCTGTATTCTTATTGATATTATCCAGTACTGAATAGTTTCTGCCATTCACAAGTCTATTTTCAACTGTTTTCACTATTTTCaacattttcataataataaagtGACACCAAGTGTTATTTATCGCCTGTTTTTGTAATATAATGTAGTGATTTCATATCACAAATATTTCACATGTGTTTATCTTACATCAGTATGGCTATAAAATTCTCCATTTTGTGACAAATAATTGCTGCAAAGTCAAACCTTTTGGTTCCATTTACTTGTCTCATCCTTATGACGCTGGCTCATGCAACGGGATGTTTTTTTCACACCTCTGCACCACGTCCTGTTCTATACTTTTCTCGTCATCCTCACTTGCACACATTGCTGCTCACAAATACTCTAATGCTTTTTGTTGTCTGGTTTTGGTTTTCTATCTCATGTGCAGAGATTTTATTATAGTGTCAGGTTGTGCCTTACTGCTAAAGACCAGCTGTAAGCTACGTGAAAATGTTCGAAAGAATAGAGAATAGAAATCTTTGAATCAAAAGAAAGAGGAACTGGGACTCTTTATAGCTTTAGCTAAAATGGTGCTCAGTTAACATAAACGCTGGTAACCttaaactaaaaatgaaattcaCATGCACTAGTGACTAACACATGCCaaacatttcagaaactgcacCTGAGGTCAGGCAGTAACACTTGTCTATTTTtgcttttactttttatttttgtcatccACACAAA
This region includes:
- the cxcr3.1 gene encoding C-X-C chemokine receptor type 3.1 codes for the protein MNVDSKTTFNMKDYSDFADLYNYSDYNYSESYGAGAVCTQDSSMHFDSIFKPILYSLAAVVGLLGNGLVLIVLWKKRAGLNVTDIFILHLSLADILLLLTLPFWAVQAVKGWIFGTALCKLTGALFKINFYCGIYMLSCISLDRYLSIVHAVQMYSRKKPIAVHCCCLMVWFFCFLLSTPEWILLGANKDSRRQDRTECVHLEAPSKFWLLVDRLVYHLLGYLIPAIMMVFCYTCILLRLLLGSKCMQKKRAIHVIVALVLAFFISWTPYNIALMADTMHTNRTDFNQTSCGTRTTLDVAITATSTFAYMHCCVNPILYAFVGVKFRQHLLDMLRPLGFKLKGRAGLVSRRSSGWSESVDTSHTSAF